In the Sediminibacter sp. Hel_I_10 genome, one interval contains:
- a CDS encoding DUF2256 domain-containing protein, translated as MKHTKKQHLPQKTCPVCGLPFTWRKKWEKNWDHVKYCSEKCRRQKTASD; from the coding sequence ATGAAACATACCAAAAAACAACATTTACCACAAAAAACATGTCCCGTTTGTGGTTTGCCATTTACTTGGCGTAAAAAATGGGAAAAGAATTGGGACCATGTAAAATATTGTAGCGAAAAATGCAGGAGACAGAAAACCGCATCGGATTAG
- a CDS encoding DASH family cryptochrome — protein MQETENRIGLVWFRNDLRVQDNTVLKSAIENHKKVIAIYCFDPRHYEVGPFGFKKTEKYRAQFLIETVTNLKANLSNYNIELFIYHEHPEVSIPKLVHQFNIEAVYFQEEWTKEEKDVEIRLKDALSSHIKLQSHYDQFLFHPDDINMPIENIPQVFTNFRKKVEKYSEVRPCVSIDSKPEPIELENKSKIPSLSDLGLEQFEQHTHTAVPFSGGEHAALSRLEDYTFKSKKLGVYKKTRNGLIGKDFSSKFSIWLANGSISSRTIYWTIKKFEDQHFSNQSTYWLIFELIWRDYFKFISLKHGDAIFKIDGILNKNYDWKTNKKQIQQWINGETRSDFVNANMIEIKKTGFMSNRGRQNVASFFAKELLLDWRIGAAYFEAMLIDYDVHSNYGNWMYVSGVGNDPRDRKFNVDSQADRYDENGKYRRIWLQESLF, from the coding sequence ATGCAGGAGACAGAAAACCGCATCGGATTAGTTTGGTTTAGAAACGACCTAAGAGTTCAAGATAATACTGTTTTAAAAAGTGCTATTGAGAATCACAAAAAAGTGATCGCCATATATTGTTTTGACCCTCGACATTATGAAGTAGGCCCTTTCGGATTTAAAAAAACAGAAAAATACCGGGCTCAATTTCTCATTGAAACAGTAACAAATTTAAAAGCAAACCTCTCCAACTATAATATTGAGCTATTTATTTATCACGAGCATCCAGAGGTAAGTATCCCCAAACTTGTACACCAATTCAACATAGAAGCGGTTTACTTTCAAGAAGAATGGACCAAAGAGGAAAAGGATGTTGAAATCCGTTTAAAAGACGCTTTATCTTCACATATTAAGTTGCAATCCCATTACGATCAATTTCTATTTCACCCTGATGATATCAATATGCCTATTGAAAACATTCCTCAGGTATTTACAAATTTCAGAAAGAAAGTAGAAAAGTACAGTGAGGTAAGACCTTGCGTTTCAATAGATAGTAAACCTGAACCAATAGAACTTGAAAATAAGAGCAAGATTCCCTCTTTAAGCGATTTGGGTTTAGAACAATTTGAGCAACATACACATACCGCTGTACCTTTCTCTGGTGGAGAACATGCTGCCTTAAGTCGGTTAGAAGATTACACTTTTAAAAGCAAAAAACTTGGGGTTTATAAAAAGACAAGAAACGGTTTAATTGGTAAAGATTTCAGTTCCAAATTCTCCATATGGTTAGCCAACGGAAGTATTTCTTCAAGAACCATTTACTGGACTATAAAAAAATTTGAAGACCAACACTTTAGCAATCAATCTACCTATTGGCTCATTTTTGAATTGATTTGGAGAGATTATTTTAAGTTCATCTCACTTAAGCATGGCGACGCTATCTTCAAAATTGATGGCATTCTCAACAAAAACTACGATTGGAAAACCAATAAGAAACAAATTCAACAATGGATCAATGGCGAGACCCGATCAGATTTTGTTAATGCAAACATGATTGAGATAAAGAAAACCGGATTTATGAGTAATCGTGGACGGCAAAATGTGGCCTCCTTTTTTGCTAAAGAATTGTTATTAGATTGGCGTATTGGGGCTGCTTATTTTGAAGCTATGCTCATTGATTATGATGTACACAGTAACTACGGAAATTGGATGTATGTTTCTGGCGTTGGCAATGACCCGAGAGATCGTAAATTCAATGTTGATTCTCAAGCAGATCGTTATGACGAGAATGGAAAATATCGTAGAATCTGGCTTCAAGAGAGCTTATTTTAA
- a CDS encoding cryptochrome/photolyase family protein, with translation MKTLRLILGDQLNIKHSWFKTVDKNVTYCMFEMRQETDYVKHHIQKVIGFFVAMRQFSEDLKSEGHNIIYYNINDESNTQDLTKNLKTLIEDHKIKRFEYLFPEEFRLDKQLRDFCKTIDIETQNISAEHFYTERDDLAKFYEGKKQWVMEKFYRDMREKHDILMNAGQPEGGKWNYDKSNRNKWKGEPEIPTYKYFKNDVADVIEDINTAEIKTMGSLNTKTFPYPITRAQALDQLKFFCEHLLIHFGDYQDALHTDEEFLFHSRISFAMNLKLVGPKDVVTTVLNYYRQHSDAIDISQVEGFIRQIIGWREYMRGMYWAFMPDYKTENQLKNNNALADFFWTGDTKMNCLKHAITNSLENGYAHHIQRLMITGNYALLTMTDPDEVDAWYLGIYVDAIEWVQLTNTRGMSQFADGGKIATKPYVSSGSYINKMSNYCQDCHYKKTKKVGDDACPFNSLYWNFLDEKRDMLGNNFRMGMMYSLLDKMDPKDLRAMKKRAQHIIEHQDEY, from the coding sequence ATGAAAACACTCAGACTCATTTTAGGAGATCAACTTAACATTAAGCATTCTTGGTTTAAAACTGTTGACAAGAATGTCACCTATTGTATGTTTGAAATGCGTCAGGAAACAGATTATGTCAAGCATCACATTCAAAAGGTCATTGGTTTTTTTGTTGCCATGCGCCAATTTTCCGAAGATTTAAAAAGTGAAGGTCACAACATCATTTATTATAACATCAATGACGAGAGCAATACACAAGATCTCACCAAAAATCTAAAAACACTTATTGAGGACCATAAGATTAAACGTTTTGAATACCTATTCCCAGAAGAGTTTCGTTTAGACAAACAGTTGCGCGATTTCTGTAAAACTATAGATATTGAAACCCAGAACATTTCCGCAGAACATTTTTATACAGAGCGCGATGATCTGGCCAAATTCTATGAAGGTAAAAAACAATGGGTGATGGAGAAATTTTATCGAGACATGCGTGAAAAACATGACATCCTTATGAATGCTGGACAGCCCGAAGGTGGAAAATGGAATTATGATAAAAGCAACCGTAATAAATGGAAAGGTGAACCAGAAATTCCCACTTACAAATACTTTAAAAACGATGTTGCCGATGTGATTGAGGATATCAATACTGCGGAGATAAAGACTATGGGAAGTCTCAACACCAAAACATTCCCCTACCCTATTACACGTGCCCAAGCTTTAGACCAACTTAAATTTTTCTGCGAGCACCTCTTGATCCATTTTGGTGATTATCAAGATGCTTTACATACCGATGAAGAGTTTCTATTTCACTCTAGAATTTCATTCGCCATGAATCTAAAATTGGTAGGTCCCAAAGATGTTGTAACCACGGTTTTAAATTATTACAGACAGCATAGTGACGCTATAGATATCTCTCAAGTAGAAGGCTTTATTAGACAAATTATAGGCTGGAGAGAATATATGCGCGGCATGTATTGGGCTTTTATGCCAGACTACAAGACCGAAAACCAGCTTAAAAACAACAATGCTCTAGCCGATTTCTTCTGGACTGGAGACACGAAAATGAATTGCCTAAAGCACGCCATCACTAATTCTTTGGAAAATGGATACGCACACCACATTCAGCGTTTAATGATTACGGGTAATTATGCACTTCTTACAATGACTGACCCTGACGAGGTTGATGCCTGGTATCTTGGCATATATGTTGATGCCATTGAGTGGGTACAATTAACTAATACGAGAGGCATGAGTCAGTTTGCTGATGGTGGTAAAATTGCTACAAAACCTTACGTATCCTCAGGATCGTACATCAATAAAATGAGTAATTACTGCCAAGATTGTCATTATAAAAAAACCAAAAAAGTGGGAGACGATGCTTGTCCGTTCAATAGTTTGTATTGGAATTTTCTAGATGAAAAAAGAGACATGCTTGGAAATAACTTTAGAATGGGCATGATGTACAGTTTACTGGACAAAATGGATCCCAAAGATTTAAGAGCGATGAAAAAAAGAGCGCAACACATCATAGAACATCAAGATGAATACTGA
- a CDS encoding cryptochrome/deoxyribodipyrimidine photo-lyase family protein gives MNTDKEHITIVWLKRDLRLEDNEAIVNALKSKRRTLLVYTFETMLLEDEHYSQRHWNFIKESLTDLNSRLKPYNSKLLTVEADIINVINQLLTKFHITDIYSHQETGILVTYNRDKAFKRFCKNNLITWHENINNGVQRGLKDREEWMQKCNAFFEIEPLAFKPKEHQLVSILEIEALHFLFVIPSLETPEDAPFQKGGRTMGLKYLNSFLESRYVNYMSHISKPEQARTGCSRISPYIAWGNLSIREVYHKAYHLKQTAKNKQALDAFMSRLRWQSHFVQKFEMEHTMEKESVNKGFQKLKKDISEDYQIAWKTGQTGFPLVDACMRCLNETGYLNFRMRALVVSFFTHNLWQPWQDASRHLSRMFLDFEPGIHFPQLQMQAGETGTNMLRIYNPVKNSLEHDPDAQFIKKWVPELKDLETPFAHEPYLITEMEQQLYNFRLGENYPQPIVDIELTRKKASDTLWNLRKNKKVREESARILKKHTLKK, from the coding sequence ATGAATACTGATAAAGAGCACATTACTATTGTATGGCTAAAACGTGATCTTCGTTTAGAAGACAACGAGGCTATTGTTAATGCGCTAAAATCAAAAAGACGTACGCTACTTGTGTATACATTTGAAACCATGCTTCTTGAAGACGAGCACTACAGTCAAAGACATTGGAATTTTATCAAAGAATCTCTTACTGACTTAAACTCTAGGCTGAAACCTTACAACTCCAAACTATTGACGGTTGAAGCAGATATTATCAATGTGATCAACCAGCTCTTAACCAAATTTCATATTACCGATATCTACAGTCATCAAGAAACAGGAATTCTTGTAACCTACAACCGAGATAAAGCCTTTAAGCGTTTTTGTAAAAACAATCTCATCACTTGGCATGAAAACATTAATAATGGGGTGCAACGTGGGCTAAAAGATCGAGAAGAATGGATGCAAAAATGCAATGCTTTTTTTGAGATTGAACCTTTAGCATTTAAACCAAAAGAACATCAATTAGTATCCATTTTAGAAATTGAGGCCCTCCACTTTTTATTCGTAATTCCATCTTTGGAAACTCCGGAAGACGCGCCCTTTCAAAAAGGAGGCAGAACCATGGGGTTAAAATACCTCAACTCTTTTTTAGAAAGTAGGTATGTCAATTACATGTCCCACATTTCAAAACCAGAACAAGCCCGAACAGGCTGTAGTAGAATTTCACCTTATATCGCATGGGGAAATTTATCGATAAGAGAAGTCTATCATAAAGCGTATCATTTAAAGCAAACCGCAAAAAACAAACAAGCTTTGGATGCGTTTATGTCGCGACTTCGTTGGCAGTCACATTTCGTACAGAAATTTGAAATGGAACATACCATGGAAAAAGAGAGTGTTAATAAAGGGTTTCAAAAGTTAAAAAAAGACATCTCAGAAGACTATCAAATCGCATGGAAAACTGGACAAACAGGATTTCCTTTAGTAGATGCTTGTATGCGCTGCCTTAATGAAACGGGATACCTTAATTTTAGAATGCGGGCATTGGTTGTATCGTTTTTTACGCATAACCTTTGGCAACCTTGGCAAGATGCATCTCGACACTTATCTCGAATGTTTTTAGATTTTGAACCCGGTATTCATTTTCCGCAATTGCAAATGCAGGCCGGTGAAACAGGGACTAACATGTTACGCATTTACAATCCCGTAAAAAATAGCTTAGAACACGATCCTGATGCGCAGTTTATTAAAAAATGGGTGCCAGAGTTAAAAGATTTAGAAACGCCATTTGCTCATGAGCCCTACTTAATAACCGAGATGGAACAACAACTTTACAATTTTAGATTGGGCGAAAATTATCCGCAACCTATTGTTGATATAGAACTTACACGAAAAAAAGCAAGTGATACGCTTTGGAACCTTAGAAAAAATAAAAAAGTAAGAGAGGAAAGCGCTAGAATTCTAAAAAAACACACGCTTAAGAAATAA
- a CDS encoding TIGR03643 family protein, which yields MIELTTRQTDRIIEMAWEDRTTFEAIEFQFNLNEQEVIELMRREMKPSSFRMWRKRVQGRKTKHEKLRSFEKGRFKCTRQKQITHNSISKR from the coding sequence ATGATAGAATTAACCACGAGACAAACCGACCGAATTATAGAAATGGCTTGGGAAGACAGAACCACTTTTGAAGCTATAGAATTTCAGTTTAACCTCAATGAACAGGAGGTTATAGAATTAATGAGGCGCGAAATGAAGCCTAGCAGTTTTAGAATGTGGCGTAAACGGGTTCAAGGTCGAAAAACCAAACACGAAAAACTACGCAGCTTTGAAAAAGGGCGTTTTAAATGCACAAGACAAAAACAAATTACACATAACTCAATTTCAAAACGCTAA
- the folE gene encoding GTP cyclohydrolase I FolE, giving the protein MKTEILKNTSKNGQKLNGFSAEDIGDDHISTGLETPMKPDAFKMTDSDKKERIAILFEEIMDVMGLDLTDDSLKGTPQRVAKMYIDEIFSGLNPENKPKVALFENKYQYNQMLVEKNITFYSNCEHHFVPIIGKAHVAYISSGKVIGLSKLNRIVQYFAKRPQVQERLTNQIANELKAILETEDVAVIIDAKHLCVSSRGIKDDTSTTVTAYYGGQFNTNSKITELQNYINQ; this is encoded by the coding sequence ATGAAAACTGAAATTTTAAAAAACACGAGCAAGAACGGTCAAAAATTAAATGGTTTTTCCGCAGAAGATATCGGCGATGACCACATATCCACTGGTTTAGAAACTCCAATGAAACCAGATGCTTTTAAAATGACCGATTCAGATAAAAAAGAGCGTATTGCCATTCTTTTTGAAGAAATTATGGACGTAATGGGTTTAGATTTAACTGATGATTCTTTAAAAGGAACCCCTCAACGTGTTGCAAAAATGTACATAGATGAGATTTTTTCTGGTCTCAACCCAGAAAATAAGCCAAAAGTGGCATTATTTGAAAATAAATACCAATATAATCAGATGTTGGTAGAAAAAAATATTACATTCTATTCCAATTGTGAACACCATTTTGTTCCCATCATAGGAAAAGCACATGTGGCTTATATTTCCTCTGGAAAAGTGATTGGTCTTTCAAAGCTTAATAGGATTGTACAATATTTTGCAAAACGTCCTCAAGTACAAGAGCGTTTGACCAATCAAATCGCGAATGAGTTAAAAGCCATTCTAGAAACAGAGGATGTTGCCGTGATCATTGACGCTAAACACCTTTGTGTCTCATCAAGAGGTATAAAAGACGATACGTCTACAACAGTAACAGCATATTATGGAGGACAATTTAATACAAACTCTAAAATAACTGAATTACAGAATTATATAAACCAATAA
- a CDS encoding mechanosensitive ion channel family protein, producing the protein MKYLKRFITPLLIFIVAIFLREIVTFFSSETVQLVFIIKKISSILAIVGFTWLLIISLKSAKRRYLLNYDLNREDNLKARKLYTQFNVLERIVTFVIIILAIGVSLMLFDGVRKFGVSLFASAGIAGIIVGLAAQKVLGTILAGLQIAISQPIRLDDVLVVEGEWGWVEEITLTFVVVRIWDKRRLVLPTTYFIEKPFQNWTRSTSEILGTVFIYTDYNLPFDALRQELTRILEGHYLWDKKVNVLQVTDSKENYVEIRALMSAENSPKAWDLRVDVREQLITFIQKNYPDSFPKTRIKLQDHINTKTPE; encoded by the coding sequence ATGAAATATCTAAAACGCTTTATCACGCCACTACTCATATTTATTGTGGCTATTTTCTTGAGAGAAATTGTTACGTTCTTTTCTTCTGAAACGGTACAACTTGTTTTTATTATAAAAAAAATAAGTTCTATCCTAGCTATTGTAGGCTTTACTTGGCTATTGATCATTTCTTTAAAATCTGCTAAACGGCGCTATCTTTTAAATTATGATCTCAACAGAGAAGATAACTTAAAGGCAAGAAAACTCTATACCCAATTTAATGTGCTTGAGCGCATTGTCACCTTTGTGATTATCATATTAGCAATTGGCGTATCATTAATGCTCTTTGACGGAGTTAGAAAATTTGGAGTAAGCCTCTTTGCATCAGCAGGTATTGCAGGTATCATCGTCGGTTTGGCCGCTCAAAAAGTACTAGGAACGATCTTGGCCGGTTTACAAATTGCCATTTCACAACCCATAAGATTGGATGATGTCTTGGTTGTTGAAGGAGAATGGGGATGGGTTGAAGAAATTACCCTAACCTTTGTTGTTGTTCGTATTTGGGACAAACGCAGACTCGTGCTCCCTACGACTTATTTTATTGAAAAGCCTTTTCAAAACTGGACGCGAAGCACTTCGGAAATTTTAGGAACTGTGTTTATTTACACAGATTACAACCTTCCGTTTGACGCGCTAAGGCAAGAATTAACTCGCATTTTAGAAGGCCATTACCTTTGGGACAAAAAAGTGAATGTCTTGCAAGTAACAGACTCAAAGGAAAATTATGTGGAAATCAGAGCTTTGATGAGTGCTGAAAATTCTCCAAAAGCTTGGGATCTAAGAGTTGATGTTAGAGAACAGCTCATCACCTTTATCCAAAAAAATTATCCAGATAGTTTCCCAAAAACAAGAATCAAATTACAAGATCACATAAACACTAAAACACCAGAATAA